The region CGATTTCTTCCTTCAGCTTTCTAGGACATCTTGACCTTCAGTCTTTGGACCGTTTATGCTCCTGTTCAAAACTTTATCTTCATCTATAtgtttgtttcgccttcggtTTGTCTTTCGAACCATCTCTCTCTGCCTCTAAGGCCGCTTCACTTTTCGCCTCTCGATCCATTTcgttctttattttttgttgggCGTCGTTCGCCTAGTTTTCTGATATTCAGGACATCTCGTCTCTTCTTTCAGTATATTCTTCAAcatttcttcctttttttttctatgTCTCGTGATTTAGATCCCGTTGATTGTAAGATAATATCTTTGATTCTTCATTCCCGGACGTGGTCTTAGTGATTTTAGAAGATTCTTTGTAGAGATGCAATATCGTTTGTTGCagttttttctcaattttttgaatttagcAAGAGCTGCttcctttaaaaataatttaatcttctattattttttctCGGAcggaaatttgatattttgacgtgCTTTAAAGAAACTTGATGGCCATCCAAATTCGTTAATCATGGCCAAATCACCTGCTTCCTATATTCAATTTAGCCAaccttttgatttatttaatgtcTGCTTCCAATATCTCTTTCACCTGTTTGTTGCCATTCGTATTATTCATGCATGCTTCCTTTTGATCTCTGCCATAAGGTGACCTGCTTGCTTAATTATCACCACCTGCTTTAGTTTGCCAACCATAATTAATAGGACGTGACCTGCTTGCTTCAGTATTGTTCAATTTCTTTATTTACGTGATTCCTTTATCATGTACGTATGCTTCCTGGCCACCAAATTCGTTTTATTAATCACCTGCTTCTATGTGATCTTTTCGGTTCTTCCAATTTAGCACTTctcttataataattttttttgtgttcTCTAAATTAATCCCACCAGATGCCATCCTTCAATGAGATTTTATTTAGTTCGCAGAAAAGCTCTTTTAATTCGAAGttgttaagcttttcccacagacggcgccaattgatggattctggcatctcgacggcgttaatcctgcaaaacagtgtagatggctaatcagacggtttgtccgattagctctccgacgcttaagtcagtttaggcttaagagagagtatttgtatttattataagttgtgtgtttaggcatacctcaatctccttttatagtagtcgaatgtataccttgcagagttgtagtaggaaagtgattcctatttagtagggtttgaccctgattaggagtgtccttccttattctgacaggagtcctatttaggaagatattcctaaacagtctcgtcttcctaagttggaggttatcttcctaagtcggaatttgtatccaaataggacagatactccgaatatgtgtagatcttggagatcttatccgaatcccagggtcgacgtgctttgtccgagtcctcagggattcggtctttatgatgtcgaatgatgtattccagtcaaggcggatccggtggattcggccctttgggcgggagtctggtgtcgtctgagaatagTTCTCcagcgactcggctccattataagtagaataggattcggtatccatcaataaatatttgatatatctcAGATACATGTGTaatacatttctgatacataatttatacgtgtTTAAAATGTCTATTGTCAAATTacgttaaaaattgaaaaaatttcaaacatataatttgatACATTGCCGATACATATAAGAcaaaaaaattcacttttttattatgtacaattttggctaaatgaacaattaaatagaaacggagggagtataatataTGAGAGACGTATCAAATATGAATCGaagatataaacaaaaaaaagtaatatatttgtatttttaaaatttaaaattaaaattaatatttttaaaattaaaatataataaataaattttctatataatttaagtaaatatataaatatatagtttatattaaaacaaaaaattgataTCAGGTGCACCTTTTGGTGCACCTGAAATTTGGTTCAAATGACCCGCGCATCACGCGCGGGTCATATATTACAGCAGGTGCATATGCACCTGCTGACACACATATGCGTGCTGACCTCATGATGAGGTCAGCAcgtgttaaaaaaaatcaaattaactcTTTGTTTGGACACGTGTTGGGTGATGAGTAAAGATggtgttggatgaaataaaacactCATACTTGGTactttttgtaacaaaaatggtaccaaaataaataaatttattaaaattgcaTTATGTGAAATGTGGAGgcttttttcttgttttcttgttattttctcatctatctatctatctatctatctatctataactatcttatatgtgggaagggggggggggggacatgcaaaattacgataataggtttcattaagggtacaatttataattagaaaaaactaatataataattaatcgaAAAGATAaagctaataaaaaaattaaattaaatataatataaagaaTAATTGGTGTTTGTACGTTAAACAAATTGTAACAATATGAAAAGCTAAATAACTTACGAAGATAAGTCTAAATTTAActctaacaaaaaaataactaaaaaattataattcagaTATAGAATACAAATATAACTCTCATACGAAAGAATATAAATATTGGTAATTGTAACGGCGTCATGATAAACTTTTCTCATTGTAAAGTTTATAATGAAAAGAGTGCATGGCTACACTTATAATTGTTAGTGGAATCTCGTGAGATTGAATTAGAGGAAAGAGTTTGTTTCCTATCAATACAATTTAATAATTGTTCACATATGTTAGTTTCTCTATTTTTCTTACATTCGTtgttaattcattttatttaggattaattcctaaaaaaatcacgaaatttatacgaaattttaattatgacctttaaaagtatatttaaaggcacgaattttcattttgtttcaaatctatcatttcagtgtatttttgttgactaaatttttcaataaaccattaatgaacgacccaaattataaatcgacattaaatcttattatcttttagttagagtatataggattaggaatttttggttcgataaaatacaccggattttactttagcgatagatttgaaataaaatgaaagttcgtgcctttaaatgacaacttttaaagttcatgattaaaatgaaacttcgtgtaaagttcgtgatttttttaggaattaacccttttatttaTTATGCGTTATAAATTAAGTGTTCACATAATTATTTTCAGAATTTGGTAATTAAGTCGAATACGTTATAAGCTATTGGCTTATGaagaaataattcattttttttattttatgatttattttattttgaattttgcaTTCAACTTtaccaaaaaatcaaaatattttcctcctttattatatttaatatatataacgggtcctATAAATTCTCTCATATGTTACGattttacttaaaataaaataaaaaattctaataGTTTATTacaatctaaaaaattatattttataaatagttaatatttaataaatttaacgAGTCATATAAATATTTGGTAAGTATTGAATTATCTGTTTTTTCATATCAACAACTGaataataacaattgttcaattttcttctaaaaaaacatttgttcaattttcttctaaaaaaacattttcttctattatatttactttcacaattttttttaactaatttaatattaattataaataaaaattgatacaattataataaatttattaatatgttcattaacgagttacattacgagccacgtgcatagcaagtaatgcgaaactagtagaaataaaagtttacaaatgaaTACATGCAATATATGACTTTTTTTAGATATTGTCCAAGTGCAAAATGCCAGGCTGCCTCACTATTCTAGAatccaaataattttttttcttgtttaagTTATTCTATTTCCGTAACCATCACTACCGGCTTGTCCACTCCTGCCTCAAAGTTGTCAAGGCCATGATGTATTATGTATATACATTATACACAtcattttttgattaattgagtttttttaaaatatgtttattaattCATTCAAATCTGTATTAATATAAAGAAAATTTCATCAATTACATACTGTAAAATTCAAACtaagaaatagaaaaaaaaaactaattttaatatattatttaacgcggactataaattaaaagaattatataactTGCGATTAATTGTTCAATATTATAACTGAACGCTTTCTTTTTTTGCTGTGCTGAAACTTTTATTTGCGATCCCATGAATTTGAAGCTGTTAGCAAGAAAaccaataattaattttttgaatcaaaaaatgataattaaattagataagctaattcgcaaataataaattatttcataGATATTGTCAATAAAGAGCTGAGCTTACCAAGTTTTATTATTGTCGAGTTCGGGTCCATGCCAAGAGCCCAAAAGAAGTATCCACCCAATCCCCGACTCCGAGCAAAGCTGATCTTCCAATCAACAGAGATGACATCATCATACCCGACCCAAGAGTTCCCGGATACAGAATAATACGACACCGTTTCTCCATCAAAACGAACCACTCCTTTGTcatcaatattattattattaaattccaTAATCTCACCGTAACTTAAAACTCCATCTCCAGGTCCTACACCAACCGCTTTAGCTCCGATCCCATTAACATTCGGATCCTGGAGCGTCCAAGTCCGTCCATATAACGGTAGACCCATAACAATCTTTTCCGGCAATACACCCGAATCAATCCACGACCCGATACCATAGCTAGTACTCACATTACTATAAGAATCAAAAAGATTTGAATTCGGACCCGTAAAATTTTCCCATGCTCCATGATAATCGTAGCACATTGGATTAATCCAATCAAGAAAATTATTTACAGCTTGAATCGGGTAAGCTCTCGGTTCACCGTAAGTAGTAAATCTTGACGAATAATACACAGCAGCCGATAGTAAAATTCTCGGTTTACCGGAAATTTCCGCTTCGTAATCTATTAGATTTCTCCACTCGCTCAATAGTGAAGCTAGATTCAGCATTTCTTGATCGTTAGCCGGAGATTCCCAGTCTAAATCAAGCCCGTCAAATCCGTAATTCCTCGCGATTTCGATCGTTGAATTGATGAAAACTTCTCGTGTTTGTTTATCCATTGACATGACTGAGAAGTACTTAGTTTGGTTGATATCAGCCCCGCCGATTGATATTAGGGTTTTGACCGGAGGGTTTCGAGAACGAAGCGTGTTGATGAAGTTAGGTATTTGTTCTTGATCGGACGGTGTAATTGTAAGTTTGAAAGTGATTGGGTCGAGTAATAAGAAGGCGTAGTAAATGTGAGTGAAATAGGTTGTGTCAATGGCGGAGGCGTTGAGTTTATTATATGCCGGCCAGTAAGCTGCTTTGATTACTTGAATATCACGCGGTTCTGATGGATATGTTGGCGGTGGTGCTGGGGAAGCGGCGGGAGTTTTTGCATTAGGTGATTCGGATGGACTAGGCGAAACGACGTCGGGTGGCCCCGGGTAAGAAGGTGAAGCGGGTATACTCGGATACGAAGGTGAAGCGGGTGTACCCGGGTACGAAGGTGAAGCGGGTGTACCCGGGTACGAAGGTGAAGCGGGTGTACCCGGGCACGTAGGTGAAATAGGTAAAGCAGGATAACTTGGAGCTGAAGAAATCGGAGGAGGAGGTGTAGGTGAAATATAATTAGGACTTGAATATGGAGATGGACTTGGACTCGGACTCGGAC is a window of Mercurialis annua linkage group LG2, ddMerAnnu1.2, whole genome shotgun sequence DNA encoding:
- the LOC126669732 gene encoding class V chitinase CHIT5a-like; the protein is MVISPQKFITCLAFVTLCINLVKCDFFTLSMSMYASQDLSQPILDRSYPGPSPSPSPSPYSSPNYISPTPPPPISSAPSYPALPISPTCPGTPASPSYPGTPASPSYPGTPASPSYPSIPASPSYPGPPDVVSPSPSESPNAKTPAASPAPPPTYPSEPRDIQVIKAAYWPAYNKLNASAIDTTYFTHIYYAFLLLDPITFKLTITPSDQEQIPNFINTLRSRNPPVKTLISIGGADINQTKYFSVMSMDKQTREVFINSTIEIARNYGFDGLDLDWESPANDQEMLNLASLLSEWRNLIDYEAEISGKPRILLSAAVYYSSRFTTYGEPRAYPIQAVNNFLDWINPMCYDYHGAWENFTGPNSNLFDSYSNVSTSYGIGSWIDSGVLPEKIVMGLPLYGRTWTLQDPNVNGIGAKAVGVGPGDGVLSYGEIMEFNNNNIDDKGVVRFDGETVSYYSVSGNSWVGYDDVISVDWKISFARSRGLGGYFFWALGMDPNSTIIKLASNSWDRK